One Streptosporangium sp. NBC_01495 DNA window includes the following coding sequences:
- a CDS encoding serine hydrolase translates to MSIFRTGTSRRAAVALVTASALLGAAAPPAQAARTAHTTDSGELAGFLRDAMTELRFEEVLDLAPPGSPQARALANATEKDARTPTDYARLFANAADPAPIVQQPQLDVTVLELDQRGRPVSSGTVLMSPQYPQGIVVPVDRNFRTTQVRWRQWDDAGWYANQGRGTIDVVPGRENAPIDFMLPYPASVLKLIVNFGVLRLVDKGEIKLEDTYDYQPTAISSLCGGPSSNTVGAYMDASITSSSNAASCALVKLLHDRGAVDELNKTFQDLGLETIQLKNTNPANGGRWSNPVTMSSLDTAKLLALVNGVRGIAWTAPGGRPVTGEVLSPASRQLFSRLLGEQGFNDMLSTTNRCGDAYPAPGIPQQVASRWVAADGSVTVAGNNFGRDVRPCNAQAQVTFAHKTGWVGNSGADAGIVKSLPGKDGRHYVVVAFTNLGTQYVDANRPATQPGVFPVTYTEKLARLGLAIDQYQAASHGHRAKG, encoded by the coding sequence ATGTCAATTTTCCGAACCGGAACGAGTCGGCGCGCCGCGGTCGCGCTGGTCACCGCCTCGGCGCTGCTGGGCGCCGCGGCGCCGCCCGCGCAGGCCGCCCGGACCGCCCACACCACCGACAGCGGCGAGTTGGCCGGCTTCCTGCGGGACGCCATGACCGAGCTGCGCTTCGAGGAGGTCCTCGACCTGGCCCCGCCGGGATCCCCGCAGGCCCGAGCGCTCGCCAACGCGACCGAGAAGGACGCGAGAACACCCACCGACTACGCCCGGCTGTTCGCGAACGCCGCCGACCCCGCGCCGATCGTCCAGCAGCCGCAGCTCGACGTGACGGTCCTGGAGCTGGACCAGCGGGGCCGGCCGGTGTCGTCGGGCACGGTGCTGATGAGCCCGCAGTATCCGCAGGGGATCGTCGTACCGGTGGACCGGAACTTCCGCACGACCCAGGTGCGATGGCGGCAGTGGGACGACGCCGGGTGGTACGCCAACCAGGGCCGGGGAACCATCGACGTGGTACCGGGCCGGGAGAACGCGCCCATCGACTTCATGCTCCCCTACCCGGCCTCCGTCCTGAAGCTGATCGTCAACTTCGGGGTGCTGCGGCTGGTGGACAAGGGTGAGATCAAGCTTGAGGACACCTACGACTACCAGCCCACGGCGATCAGCTCGCTGTGCGGCGGCCCGAGCAGCAACACCGTAGGCGCCTACATGGACGCCTCGATCACCTCCTCCTCCAACGCCGCGTCCTGCGCGCTGGTGAAGCTGCTGCACGACCGCGGCGCGGTGGACGAGCTCAACAAGACCTTCCAGGACCTGGGTCTGGAGACCATCCAGCTGAAGAACACCAACCCGGCCAACGGCGGCCGCTGGTCCAACCCGGTCACGATGAGCTCGCTGGACACGGCCAAGCTGCTCGCGCTGGTCAACGGCGTACGGGGCATCGCGTGGACCGCCCCCGGTGGCAGGCCGGTCACCGGTGAGGTGCTGAGCCCCGCCTCCCGCCAGCTGTTCAGCAGGCTGCTCGGCGAGCAGGGCTTCAACGACATGCTCTCCACCACGAACCGATGCGGCGACGCGTACCCGGCTCCGGGCATCCCGCAGCAGGTGGCGTCGCGCTGGGTGGCCGCCGACGGCTCGGTGACGGTCGCGGGCAACAACTTCGGCCGGGACGTACGGCCCTGCAACGCCCAGGCGCAGGTCACGTTCGCGCACAAGACCGGCTGGGTCGGCAACTCCGGGGCCGACGCGGGCATCGTCAAGTCCCTGCCGGGCAAGGACGGGCGCCACTACGTCGTCGTCGCGTTCACCAACCTCGGCACCCAGTACGTCGACGCCAACCGGCCGGCCACCCAGCCCGGCGTCTTCCCGGTCACCTACACCGAGAAGCTGGCCCGGCTGGGTCTGGCGATCGACCAGTACCAGGCGGCCTCCCACGGCCACCGCGCCAAGGGCTGA
- a CDS encoding S41 family peptidase codes for MTAVRTAAAGLALLLATACTAPAPPRIQASTAGATVCARPQGPPAVETATTIEVIEQAYFCILGTYYSGATLDARSLLMAGFVALTQELNRDGRDVPEATMPALTGDRKADWAAFETIFRKITDQVPDLRDRLAVVTLEAVVAALGDNHARWAHDVKRHPDHYDGDGYGLGLAANVNGPQADANLGVALPPLFVTTVQGGAAQAARLRPGDIIEAVNESAPFIDGKATPAIAALYPQYPDARPVRLRLLRQATGRRWSVTLKPGLYQRDLATLQVVRSELLEDDIAYVRMTAFAPDSANRVLKAVSRLRTGRTLSGVVLDLRGNGGGSPVEATRLVSAFVHGKVTAYQCTVDARCEASRTDDTVELLGLPLVVLVDRGCASACEHFSSAVKDLRIGRLVGTRTAGVISGPAQPYLLGDNTLLSFPDRHHLGPNREVIDKIGVPPDHYVPLTPKDAAAGRDPALAKALTLLHM; via the coding sequence ATGACCGCCGTCAGGACCGCGGCCGCCGGGCTCGCCCTCCTGCTGGCGACGGCCTGCACCGCGCCGGCGCCGCCGCGCATCCAGGCGAGCACGGCGGGCGCGACGGTCTGCGCGCGCCCCCAAGGCCCCCCGGCAGTGGAGACGGCCACCACGATCGAGGTCATCGAGCAGGCGTACTTCTGCATTCTGGGCACCTACTACAGCGGCGCCACCCTGGACGCCCGCTCACTGCTGATGGCCGGGTTCGTCGCCCTGACCCAGGAGCTCAACCGCGACGGGCGCGACGTGCCCGAGGCGACCATGCCCGCGCTGACCGGCGACCGCAAAGCCGACTGGGCCGCCTTCGAGACCATCTTCCGGAAGATCACCGACCAGGTCCCCGACCTGCGCGACCGGTTGGCCGTCGTCACCCTGGAGGCCGTCGTGGCCGCCCTCGGCGACAACCACGCCCGTTGGGCGCACGACGTCAAGCGCCACCCCGATCACTACGACGGCGACGGCTACGGCCTGGGCCTGGCCGCGAACGTCAACGGCCCGCAGGCGGACGCCAACCTCGGCGTCGCCCTCCCCCCGCTGTTCGTCACCACGGTGCAGGGCGGCGCCGCCCAGGCCGCCCGCCTGCGCCCGGGCGACATCATCGAAGCGGTCAACGAATCGGCGCCCTTCATCGACGGCAAGGCCACCCCCGCGATCGCCGCCCTCTACCCGCAGTACCCCGACGCGCGGCCGGTGCGGCTGCGGCTGCTGCGGCAGGCCACCGGCCGCCGCTGGAGCGTCACGCTCAAGCCCGGCCTCTACCAGCGGGACCTGGCCACCCTGCAGGTGGTGAGATCGGAGCTGCTGGAAGACGACATCGCCTACGTACGGATGACCGCCTTCGCTCCCGACTCCGCGAACCGGGTGCTCAAGGCCGTCTCCCGGCTGCGCACCGGCCGGACCCTGTCCGGTGTCGTGCTGGACCTGCGCGGCAACGGCGGCGGCAGCCCCGTGGAGGCGACCCGGCTGGTGAGCGCGTTCGTCCACGGCAAGGTCACCGCCTACCAGTGCACCGTGGACGCCAGGTGCGAGGCGTCGCGGACCGACGACACCGTCGAGTTGCTCGGCCTGCCGCTGGTGGTGCTCGTCGACCGCGGCTGCGCCTCGGCGTGCGAGCACTTCAGCTCCGCGGTCAAGGACCTGCGCATCGGCCGGCTGGTCGGCACCAGGACCGCCGGCGTCATCTCCGGCCCGGCGCAGCCGTACCTGCTCGGCGACAACACCCTCCTGAGCTTCCCCGACAGACACCACCTGGGGCCCAACCGCGAGGTGATCGACAAGATCGGCGTGCCGCCCGACCACTACGTACCCCTGACCCCCAAGGACGCGGCCGCCGGGCGCGACCCCGCGCTGGCCAAGGCCCTGACCTTGCTGCACATGTGA
- a CDS encoding sulfite oxidase, translating into MVVHGTEPYNAEAPPCALADHILTPLDTFYSRNHGPIPDLDPGSWRLTVDGLVERPLTLSLEDLRSGFPERTLVATLQCAGNRRAGLIEVRDIPGEDPWGPGATSTARWSGVGLADVLARAGLLPEAAHIAFAAPDVSELADPAQPYGGSVPVAKAVGGQVLLAWAMNDRPLPRAHGAPLRVVVPGWIGARSVKWLQRVTARREPSDNYFQATAYRLLPPEADPAKAGPGDGISLGPVVLNTAILSPGDGARLRPGLTRITGYAYAGDGRTVARVDVSLDRGDSWIQADLGEQVGPWAWRHWHATADLGKGETVIVARAWDSGGATQPESPRHVWNPKGYANTSWSRVRVTCVP; encoded by the coding sequence ATGGTGGTCCACGGGACCGAGCCGTACAACGCCGAGGCTCCGCCGTGCGCCCTGGCCGATCACATCCTCACCCCGCTCGACACTTTCTACAGCCGCAACCACGGCCCCATCCCCGACCTGGATCCGGGGTCCTGGCGCCTGACCGTGGACGGCCTGGTCGAGCGCCCGCTGACGCTGTCCCTGGAGGACCTGCGTTCCGGGTTCCCCGAGCGGACCCTGGTGGCGACCCTGCAGTGCGCGGGCAACCGCCGTGCCGGTCTGATCGAGGTGCGCGACATTCCCGGTGAGGATCCCTGGGGGCCCGGCGCCACCTCCACCGCCCGTTGGAGCGGCGTCGGCCTGGCCGACGTCCTCGCCCGCGCCGGACTGCTCCCCGAGGCCGCGCACATCGCCTTCGCCGCTCCGGACGTCTCCGAGCTCGCCGATCCGGCCCAGCCCTACGGCGGCTCCGTGCCCGTGGCCAAGGCCGTCGGCGGGCAGGTGCTGCTGGCCTGGGCCATGAACGACCGGCCGCTGCCCCGGGCCCACGGCGCCCCGCTCCGCGTCGTGGTCCCCGGCTGGATCGGCGCCCGCAGCGTCAAATGGCTCCAGCGCGTCACCGCGCGGAGGGAACCGTCGGACAACTACTTCCAGGCCACGGCCTACCGCCTCCTGCCTCCCGAGGCCGACCCCGCCAAGGCGGGGCCCGGTGACGGCATCTCCCTGGGACCTGTCGTCCTCAACACCGCCATCCTGAGCCCCGGCGACGGCGCCCGCCTTCGGCCCGGCCTCACCCGGATCACCGGCTACGCCTACGCCGGAGACGGACGTACCGTCGCCCGCGTCGACGTCTCCCTCGACAGGGGCGACAGCTGGATCCAGGCGGACCTCGGCGAGCAGGTGGGCCCCTGGGCCTGGCGGCACTGGCACGCCACCGCCGACCTGGGGAAGGGCGAGACCGTGATCGTCGCCCGCGCCTGGGACAGTGGCGGGGCCACCCAGCCGGAATCGCCCCGGCACGTGTGGAATCCCAAGGGGTACGCCAACACCTCCTGGTCTCGCGTCCGCGTCACCTGCGTCCCTTGA
- a CDS encoding TAXI family TRAP transporter solute-binding subunit: MTVKRVAVLLAAGALFLAGCGGDRSAEQAGQGAGQSGAAGKRLSIATGNTTGVYYVLGGGLADQIGKNLPGYQATAEATGASVENIQRVVRGDSDLAFTLADSAADAVAGKGAFTAPQPIRAVARLYDNYTQVVATTGSGVRSVADLKGKRVSTGSPNSGTEVIALRLLRAAGLDPDKDVTRQSLGLPESVQAVKDGDLDALVWSGGLPTPGLTDLLTSLKDQVAFVPLDGVLPAMRAEHGQVYAAGTIAKDVYETPADVSTISVPNLLVVNEKMDPALAGSLTKLLFDRKADLEKVHPAARDITRDNAPKTDPVPLHDGARKYYG; encoded by the coding sequence TTGACCGTCAAACGCGTGGCCGTCCTGCTGGCGGCCGGAGCCTTGTTCCTCGCCGGGTGCGGCGGCGACCGGTCGGCCGAACAGGCCGGACAGGGCGCGGGCCAGAGCGGCGCCGCGGGCAAGCGGCTCTCGATCGCCACCGGCAACACCACCGGCGTCTACTACGTCCTCGGCGGGGGCCTGGCCGACCAGATCGGCAAGAACCTCCCCGGATACCAGGCCACGGCCGAGGCGACCGGCGCCTCGGTGGAGAACATCCAGCGGGTCGTCAGGGGCGACTCCGACCTCGCCTTCACCCTCGCCGACTCCGCCGCCGACGCCGTCGCGGGCAAGGGCGCCTTCACCGCGCCCCAGCCGATCCGCGCCGTCGCCCGCCTGTACGACAACTACACCCAGGTGGTCGCGACCACCGGCTCCGGCGTGAGGTCCGTCGCCGACCTCAAGGGTAAGCGGGTCTCCACCGGCTCGCCCAACTCCGGCACCGAGGTGATCGCGCTGCGCCTGCTGAGGGCCGCCGGGCTCGACCCGGACAAGGACGTCACCCGCCAGTCGCTGGGCCTGCCCGAGAGCGTGCAGGCCGTCAAGGACGGCGACCTCGACGCGCTGGTCTGGTCGGGCGGGCTGCCCACGCCGGGCCTCACCGACCTGCTGACCTCACTCAAGGACCAGGTCGCCTTCGTCCCGCTGGACGGGGTGCTGCCCGCGATGCGGGCCGAGCACGGCCAGGTGTACGCCGCGGGCACGATCGCCAAGGACGTCTACGAGACCCCGGCCGACGTGTCCACGATCTCAGTGCCCAACCTGCTCGTCGTGAACGAGAAGATGGACCCCGCCCTGGCCGGAAGCCTGACGAAGCTGCTCTTCGACCGCAAGGCGGACCTGGAGAAGGTCCACCCCGCGGCCAGGGACATCACCCGCGACAACGCGCCGAAGACCGATCCGGTGCCCCTGCACGACGGCGCGCGGAAGTACTACGGCTGA
- a CDS encoding GntR family transcriptional regulator, whose translation MIEFHLDAKSGVSPYMQLVQQVRHALRLGLLREGDQLPTVKEAVAQLAINPNTVLKAYRELEHEGLVAARPGVGTFVTATLTNTSLAAHGPLRLELQRWLAKARRAGLDDESIEALFTTTFRTTAQEEIA comes from the coding sequence GTGATCGAGTTCCATCTGGACGCGAAGTCCGGCGTCTCGCCGTACATGCAGCTGGTCCAGCAGGTACGGCATGCGCTACGACTCGGCCTCCTGCGCGAGGGCGACCAGCTGCCGACCGTCAAGGAGGCCGTGGCGCAATTGGCGATCAACCCCAACACCGTCCTCAAGGCCTACCGGGAGCTCGAGCACGAGGGCCTGGTCGCCGCCAGGCCGGGGGTGGGGACGTTCGTGACGGCGACCCTCACCAACACCTCGCTGGCCGCGCACGGCCCGCTGCGGCTGGAGCTACAGCGTTGGCTGGCCAAGGCCCGCCGGGCCGGCCTCGACGACGAGAGCATCGAGGCCCTCTTCACGACCACCTTTCGGACCACCGCTCAGGAGGAAATAGCGTGA
- a CDS encoding DUF2087 domain-containing protein, whose product MSDDAIRQVLGLLYQEDTLKVLAALVLGGKPEEEPGLDGEAVRRALDRLERGGLAVRGEGGEWEARRERFRELLHATARPATPASPEERVLQSFLVEGRLRAIPTKRDKQLVVLDYVVQVFEPGVRYPEKEVNVALRAFHDDYAALRRYLVEEGMLSRASNVYWRSGGSVEA is encoded by the coding sequence ATGAGCGACGACGCGATCAGGCAGGTGCTGGGTCTGCTGTACCAGGAGGACACATTGAAGGTGCTGGCCGCCCTGGTGCTGGGCGGCAAACCGGAGGAGGAGCCAGGCCTCGACGGGGAGGCGGTCAGGCGCGCGCTGGACCGCCTGGAACGCGGCGGGCTGGCCGTACGGGGAGAGGGCGGCGAGTGGGAGGCGCGGCGCGAGCGTTTCCGTGAGCTGCTGCACGCCACGGCCAGGCCCGCCACCCCGGCCTCCCCCGAGGAGAGGGTTCTGCAGTCCTTCCTCGTCGAGGGACGGCTGCGGGCGATCCCCACCAAGCGTGACAAGCAGCTCGTCGTGCTCGACTACGTGGTCCAGGTCTTCGAACCGGGGGTCCGCTACCCGGAGAAGGAGGTCAACGTCGCGCTGCGCGCCTTCCACGACGACTACGCGGCGCTGCGCCGCTATCTGGTCGAGGAGGGCATGCTCAGCCGGGCGAGCAACGTCTACTGGCGCAGCGGCGGCTCCGTCGAGGCCTGA
- a CDS encoding ABC transporter permease gives MIWLTWRQFRGSAAMMAALLVALIAVLALTGPDLASQYSTGIATCTQDSTCDRFYDRFFDEYQLPFTAVSLVALLLPALVGLFWGAPMITRELEANTHLLVWNQSITRGRWLAVKLTLTGLVAMATAGVCGLAVTWWSDPLDKSAVPELALMAPLVFGARGIAPMGYAAFAFVLGVTVGMLARRTLAAMALTLALFTVIQIAMPLLVRPHLMPPVTSAFELSKANVDGIGVNRDETQLVHIMLELAVPGHAGAWVLSSEFVDPFGRPSGTEAAVKLSTTSGPCAPPGAGAGAGQGMDTCVAEINRLGYRQQATYQPLERFWPFQWIETGIYALLTAGLTWFCFWWVRRRLS, from the coding sequence ATGATCTGGCTGACCTGGCGCCAGTTCCGCGGCTCGGCCGCGATGATGGCCGCCCTGCTCGTCGCACTCATCGCCGTCCTGGCCTTGACCGGCCCGGACCTGGCCTCCCAATACTCCACCGGGATCGCCACCTGTACGCAGGACAGTACCTGCGACCGCTTCTACGACCGCTTCTTCGACGAGTACCAGCTGCCCTTCACGGCCGTCAGCCTCGTCGCGCTGCTCCTGCCGGCGCTGGTCGGGCTCTTCTGGGGAGCACCGATGATCACCCGCGAGCTGGAGGCGAACACGCATCTTCTGGTGTGGAACCAGAGCATCACCCGCGGCCGCTGGCTGGCGGTCAAGCTCACGCTCACCGGCCTGGTCGCCATGGCCACCGCCGGCGTGTGCGGCCTCGCGGTGACCTGGTGGTCCGATCCCCTGGACAAGTCGGCCGTTCCGGAGCTGGCCCTGATGGCTCCTCTGGTGTTCGGTGCGCGCGGCATCGCCCCGATGGGGTACGCGGCCTTCGCTTTCGTCCTCGGGGTGACCGTGGGCATGCTCGCCCGCCGCACGTTGGCCGCCATGGCCCTCACCCTGGCGCTCTTCACCGTGATCCAGATCGCCATGCCACTGCTGGTCCGGCCCCACCTGATGCCCCCGGTCACGTCGGCCTTCGAACTCAGCAAGGCGAACGTGGACGGCATCGGCGTGAACCGGGACGAAACCCAGCTCGTGCACATCATGCTGGAGTTGGCCGTCCCCGGCCACGCCGGCGCCTGGGTCCTGTCCAGCGAGTTCGTCGATCCGTTCGGGCGCCCGAGCGGCACGGAAGCCGCCGTCAAGCTCTCCACCACGTCGGGACCCTGCGCACCGCCGGGGGCGGGAGCGGGAGCGGGACAGGGCATGGACACGTGCGTGGCCGAGATCAACCGGCTCGGCTACCGGCAGCAGGCGACCTACCAGCCCCTTGAGCGCTTCTGGCCCTTCCAGTGGATCGAGACCGGGATCTACGCCCTGCTCACCGCCGGCCTCACCTGGTTCTGCTTCTGGTGGGTCCGAAGGCGCCTGTCATGA
- a CDS encoding ABC transporter ATP-binding protein: protein MTAVLEAQGLGKRYGKRWALRECTVDIPAGHVVGLVGPNGAGKTTLLKLASGQLEPTSGGITVLGGRPVSGRAQLAKVGFVAQDTPVYTGLTIADHLRLGARLNPRWDAAMARERIARLGLVPTQRAGKLSGGERAQLALTLGLAKRPELLILDEPVASLDPLARREFLQGLMEATVEHEFSVVLSSHLVSDLERTCDFLIVLVDSRVQVAGEVDRLLATHHRLTGPRRDPDRLPADQHVVFARHTDRQSTYVVRTDAPILDPAWTVTQLGLEDLVLAYMEKRTAENRRAALEVR, encoded by the coding sequence GTGACCGCTGTCTTAGAAGCCCAGGGACTGGGCAAGCGGTACGGCAAGCGCTGGGCGCTGCGCGAGTGCACCGTCGACATCCCGGCAGGCCACGTCGTCGGACTGGTGGGCCCCAACGGAGCCGGCAAGACCACGCTGCTGAAGCTGGCCAGCGGCCAGCTCGAACCGACGTCGGGCGGCATCACCGTGCTGGGCGGCCGTCCCGTCAGCGGTCGCGCACAACTGGCCAAGGTCGGCTTCGTCGCTCAGGACACCCCCGTCTACACGGGGCTGACCATCGCGGATCACCTGCGGCTGGGTGCCCGGCTCAACCCTCGCTGGGACGCCGCGATGGCACGGGAGCGCATCGCACGGCTCGGCCTCGTCCCCACCCAACGGGCGGGCAAGCTCTCGGGCGGCGAGCGTGCCCAGCTCGCCCTCACCCTGGGCCTGGCCAAGCGGCCCGAGCTGCTGATCCTGGACGAGCCGGTGGCCTCGCTGGACCCGCTGGCCCGCCGCGAGTTCCTGCAGGGGCTGATGGAGGCCACCGTCGAGCACGAGTTCAGCGTCGTGCTCTCCTCCCACCTGGTCTCCGACCTGGAACGGACCTGCGACTTCCTGATCGTGCTGGTCGACTCCCGTGTCCAGGTCGCCGGAGAGGTCGACAGGCTGCTGGCCACCCATCACCGGCTCACCGGCCCGCGCCGCGACCCCGACCGGCTTCCCGCCGATCAGCACGTGGTCTTCGCACGCCACACCGACCGGCAGAGCACGTACGTGGTCCGTACCGACGCCCCGATCCTCGACCCCGCCTGGACGGTCACCCAGCTCGGCCTGGAGGACCTCGTCCTGGCCTACATGGAGAAGCGCACCGCCGAGAACCGGCGAGCCGCCCTGGAGGTGCGGTGA
- a CDS encoding alpha/beta hydrolase family protein — MRQLLAVAAGLVVLAASACSAPTPPRAAAPSATPTGPATLPAPTGPRPVGTTTLYLTDTSRPDPWDLDVDTRELKVTLWYPAKRRDGERAPYMTPKESELLLKGSRVTGAPYDTLSKTRTNAVKDADPAGRGLPLVVLSPGFTKPVSTLTSLAEDLASRGYVVAGIDHTHESYATTFPDGRVAECLACDSDTDPGFGPRVVQGRAADVSFVLDRLPSEWDGSGLIDRSRIAMAGQSIGGAAAMAAMLKDSRVRAGVDMDGTTYARIPKSGFSRPFMFIGAPQHVPGGRDTSWDRDWKRLTGWKRWLVLSDTDHQSFTDLPLLAGALGIRPAPGALSGARSAELTRTYVAAFLDRHLKSRPQPLLEGPSSRSPEVKFCPATCGTP, encoded by the coding sequence ATGAGACAGCTCCTGGCGGTGGCCGCGGGATTGGTCGTCCTGGCCGCGTCCGCCTGCTCCGCGCCCACGCCGCCCCGGGCCGCAGCCCCGTCGGCCACACCGACCGGCCCCGCCACCCTGCCCGCCCCCACCGGCCCCCGGCCGGTCGGCACCACCACCCTGTATCTGACGGACACCTCCCGCCCCGATCCCTGGGACCTCGACGTCGACACCAGGGAGCTCAAGGTCACCCTGTGGTATCCGGCCAAGCGGCGCGACGGGGAGCGCGCGCCGTACATGACGCCGAAGGAATCGGAACTCCTCCTGAAGGGCTCCAGGGTCACCGGCGCACCGTACGACACACTGAGCAAGACACGCACGAACGCCGTCAAAGACGCCGACCCGGCAGGGCGCGGGCTCCCGCTCGTGGTGCTCTCTCCTGGCTTCACCAAGCCGGTGAGCACCCTCACGTCCCTGGCCGAGGATCTGGCCAGCCGAGGGTACGTCGTGGCCGGGATCGACCACACCCACGAGAGCTACGCCACCACCTTCCCCGACGGGCGGGTCGCCGAGTGCCTCGCCTGCGACAGCGACACCGACCCGGGATTCGGCCCGAGAGTGGTCCAGGGCCGGGCGGCCGACGTCTCCTTCGTGCTCGATCGGCTGCCGTCGGAGTGGGACGGTTCCGGCCTGATCGACCGCTCCCGAATCGCGATGGCAGGCCAGTCGATCGGCGGGGCCGCCGCCATGGCGGCCATGCTGAAGGACTCCCGCGTGCGCGCCGGGGTCGACATGGACGGCACCACCTATGCCCGGATTCCCAAGAGCGGGTTCTCCCGGCCGTTCATGTTCATCGGTGCGCCGCAGCACGTCCCCGGGGGCCGCGACACCTCCTGGGACCGCGATTGGAAACGGCTGACCGGGTGGAAGCGCTGGCTCGTGCTGTCGGACACGGACCACCAGTCCTTCACCGACCTGCCACTGCTGGCGGGCGCACTCGGCATCAGGCCCGCCCCCGGCGCCCTGTCCGGGGCGCGTTCCGCCGAGCTCACCCGCACGTACGTGGCGGCCTTCCTCGACCGGCACCTGAAGTCGCGGCCGCAGCCCCTGCTGGAGGGGCCGTCGTCGCGCTCCCCGGAGGTGAAGTTCTGCCCCGCGACGTGCGGCACCCCCTGA